Within Deinococcus actinosclerus, the genomic segment AGCACCTTCAAGGGACGGGGGCTGCTGCGCACCGCCATGCTGGTGCCCTGGGCGATTCCCACGGTGGTCTCGGCGCAGATGTGGTCGTACATGTACAACGATTCCTTCGGCCTGATCGGCCGCGGCCTGCTGGGCGGCCAGGCGCTGCTCGCCAACACCGACAGCGCCATCTGGGCCCTGATCGCCGTGGACGTCTGGAAGACCACCTCCTTCATGGCCCTGCTGATCCTGGCGGGCCTCCAGAGCCTGCCCAGCGACATGTACGAGGCGGCCGACATGGACGGCGCCAGCAAGTGGACACAGTTCTGGCGCCTGACCCTGCCGCTGCTGCGCCCGGCGCTGCTGGTCGCGCTGGTCTTCCGCAGCCTGGACGCCCTGCGCGTGTTCGACATCATGTCCGTGATGCTGGGCAACGTGAACGCCGCCGCCACCAGCATGACTGGCTACGCCCGCCAGGCCCTGATCGACAACTCGCTGCTGGGCTTCGGCAGCGCCGTCAGCGTGGCGATCTTCCTGATCATCATGGTGATCGTCGTCCTGTACGTCACGGCGTTCCGCGTGAAATTCGACTGAGGGGAGGGCGCGCATGAACCTGAAAACCACCAACCCGGCCCTGTACTACCTGCAACGCGCCGCCTTCTACCTGCTCGTGCTGGTCATCGCCTTCTACCTGCTCGCCCCGTTCTTCTGGGCTGTGCTGACCAGCCTGCGCTCGCCCGGCGACCTGTTCCTGCCACCCGCGCAGTTCATCACCGCCGAGACCACCTTCCAGAACTACACCCAGGTCTTCGCCAACCCCAACTTCCAGCGGGGCCTGCTGTACTCGCTGATCGTCGCGGTCGGCTCGGTGCTCATCAGCCTGCTGATCGGGTCGTTCGCCGCCTACGCGCTGGGCCGCTTCCGCTTCAGCGGCAAGCAGATCATCATGTACGTGATCCTGGCCGTCAGCGTCTTCCCGCAGATCGCCGTGCTCTCGGGCCTGTACACCCTGATCAGCAACCTGGGGCTGTACAACAACCCCGTCGGGCTGATCCTCACGTACCTGATCTTCACCATCCCCTTCACGGTGTGGGTGCTGACCAGCTTCGTGCGTGACATTCCCGGCGAACTGGAGGAGGCCGCGCTCGTCGACGGCGCCAGCCCCCTGCAGACCCTCTTCCAGGTGCTGTTCCCGGTCATGATGCCCGCCCTGGTCACCACCGGCCTGCTGGCCTTCATCAACGCCTGGAACGAGTACCTCTTCGCCCTGACGTTCACGAGCACCAACCGCACCGTGCCGGTCGTGATCGCCAACTACTCCGGCGCCACCCAGTTCGACCAGCCCTGGGGCCCGATCATGGCCGCCAGCATCGTCGTGACCGTGCCGCTGATCATCCTGGTGCTGGTCTTCCAGCGCAACATCGTCTCGGGCCTGACCGCCGGGGCCGTGAAAGGCTGAGCCGCACCCGTTCCTGACCCGAAAGAGGTGCCGGCCGCTCCGATCCTGTGGGGCGGCCGGCACCTCTTCGGGCTCGTGGTGTGCACGCCGGCGAGATCCGCCCCGCCCGGCGGTCAGTTCAGGTGCGTGCCCTCGTCGTGGCCGCCCCCGTACATGGTGATCACGTCCCGGAGCACCTGCCGTGCCAGGCGCAGGACCGCGTCCTCGGACAGATCGTCCACCCGGAAGCCCTCGCCCCGGCCGTACTCGCCCCGGAACGCGCCGTCGGCGCGGCGGACCCGCACGAGCACCTCGCACAGCCCCAGCCGGAACCACGCCGCGTGCCAGCTGCCCAGCGGCGCCGGCCGCAGCGTCTCCTGCGGATCGGGCACAGGGTCCATGCTGACGTTGTTCAGGGGCAGACCCGGCCCGTTCGCGGCGCGCAGCGCGTGGTACAGCAGGTTCAGGAACCCCTCGCAGGCCCGCTGATCCGCCTGCCGGGCCTGAGCGCCGCGCCGGATCACCGCCTGCAACTCGTCAAAGGAACTCACGTTCCCGACTGTACCGCCCGTCAGCGCGGTTTTCAGGGACTCACTCCGCCCGAGCCGGAGAGGGTGTGGACAGGCTGCACGGACCGGTGCTGTCAGTGCAGCAGTTCGTACGCGGCGTCGCGCGTGCCGGTGCCCAGCTTGCGCAGCAGGCCGTCCTGTACCAGTCGCCGCAGCGTCCGCCACGCCTGCTGCGTGGTGATGCCGCACGCCCCGCGCAGGTCCACGTTCCGCACCCGGCCCTGCTCGCGCGCCAGGGCCAGCGCGATCGCGCGCACCTCGGCGGCGTTCGGGCCGCTGCTGTCCGCCGGGCGGCGCGGC encodes:
- a CDS encoding carbohydrate ABC transporter permease, whose product is MTVNPTAPARPVRTRGIEAARARQAIWLLLPTLIAIALVAGYPLYRTIYFSLFEANLTTPDQRTFVGLGNFWFTTEDGVALGFLQDPKWWGAVKNTLLFTVVSVFLETVFGMIIALVVNSTFKGRGLLRTAMLVPWAIPTVVSAQMWSYMYNDSFGLIGRGLLGGQALLANTDSAIWALIAVDVWKTTSFMALLILAGLQSLPSDMYEAADMDGASKWTQFWRLTLPLLRPALLVALVFRSLDALRVFDIMSVMLGNVNAAATSMTGYARQALIDNSLLGFGSAVSVAIFLIIMVIVVLYVTAFRVKFD
- a CDS encoding carbohydrate ABC transporter permease — its product is MNLKTTNPALYYLQRAAFYLLVLVIAFYLLAPFFWAVLTSLRSPGDLFLPPAQFITAETTFQNYTQVFANPNFQRGLLYSLIVAVGSVLISLLIGSFAAYALGRFRFSGKQIIMYVILAVSVFPQIAVLSGLYTLISNLGLYNNPVGLILTYLIFTIPFTVWVLTSFVRDIPGELEEAALVDGASPLQTLFQVLFPVMMPALVTTGLLAFINAWNEYLFALTFTSTNRTVPVVIANYSGATQFDQPWGPIMAASIVVTVPLIILVLVFQRNIVSGLTAGAVKG